The following proteins are encoded in a genomic region of Acidobacteriota bacterium:
- a CDS encoding zf-HC2 domain-containing protein yields the protein MLNCREITQRASGYLDGALPWHVRLEVRLHLMMCRFCREYVRQMALVMQALRRLPGREPSAAPSEDLLAAFRAEGR from the coding sequence ATGTTGAACTGCCGGGAGATCACCCAGCGCGCGAGCGGCTACCTTGATGGCGCCCTGCCGTGGCACGTGCGCCTGGAAGTACGGTTGCACCTGATGATGTGCCGGTTCTGCCGGGAGTACGTCCGCCAGATGGCCCTGGTCATGCAGGCGCTTCGCCGGCTTCCGGGCCGGGAGCCTTCCGCCGCGCCCAGCGAGGATCTCCTGGCGGCGTTTCGTGCCGAGGGCCGGTAG
- a CDS encoding Crp/Fnr family transcriptional regulator yields MANNHSALWYFERFGLLSGLSDDQKLCVERHARMLHVQRGQAIYLPGDPSQHVYVVKVGAVKIVGSSPEGSEVILALLMPGDILGELALLGDDEPQEHRAEAVDDTVLCEVPRELMFRLIEETPAFGRHVSKLVGLRLRTFRTRVGELLGKSAPARLAHAILELSDQHGIRDGGGVLLPLRLSQGDLGKLVGLTRETVNGILQVWRHQGVMEMDRRSIRLRDPDRLRRVR; encoded by the coding sequence ATGGCGAACAATCATTCCGCGCTGTGGTACTTCGAGCGTTTCGGGCTGCTCTCCGGGCTGTCCGACGATCAGAAGCTGTGCGTGGAGAGGCATGCCCGCATGCTGCACGTTCAGCGCGGGCAGGCAATCTATTTACCCGGCGACCCCAGCCAGCACGTGTATGTCGTAAAGGTCGGGGCGGTGAAGATCGTCGGAAGCTCGCCGGAAGGATCCGAGGTCATCCTGGCGCTCCTGATGCCGGGGGACATTCTCGGCGAGCTTGCGCTGCTCGGCGACGATGAGCCGCAGGAGCACCGGGCCGAAGCGGTGGACGATACCGTGCTCTGCGAGGTGCCGCGCGAGCTGATGTTCCGGCTGATCGAGGAAACGCCGGCGTTCGGCCGGCACGTGAGCAAGCTCGTCGGCCTGCGCCTCCGCACGTTCCGCACGCGCGTCGGAGAGCTGCTCGGAAAGAGCGCGCCCGCGCGCCTGGCCCACGCCATCCTCGAGCTTTCCGACCAGCACGGCATCCGCGACGGCGGGGGAGTGCTGCTCCCGCTGCGGCTCAGCCAGGGGGACTTGGGAAAGCTGGTGGGCCTCACACGCGAAACCGTGAACGGCATTCTCCAGGTCTGGCGCCACCAGGGCGTCATGGAGATGGATCGGCGGAGCATTCGTCTCCGCGATCCGGACCGGCTGCGGCGCGTCCGCTGA
- a CDS encoding carboxymuconolactone decarboxylase family protein has protein sequence MWIDGIPPSDATGALKDMYERIAGARGGVAGIHQAQSLNPKVLETHFQLYKALMFQPSPLSRADREALAVAVSRANSCEYCAAHHGAALAQLGGPSSLPPEVFDWAARLARTPEKMSAADIATLRAAGLSDRAILDAVLTVAYFSFANRLVMGLGLALEPDFEETCRPNLGASV, from the coding sequence ATGTGGATAGACGGCATCCCGCCTTCAGACGCGACGGGGGCGTTGAAGGACATGTACGAGCGGATCGCGGGGGCCCGCGGAGGCGTCGCCGGGATTCACCAGGCGCAGTCGCTGAACCCGAAGGTGCTCGAGACCCATTTCCAGTTGTACAAAGCGCTGATGTTTCAACCCTCCCCGCTCTCGCGGGCCGACCGCGAAGCGCTGGCCGTGGCTGTCTCGCGCGCGAACTCGTGCGAGTACTGCGCGGCGCATCATGGTGCGGCGCTCGCTCAGCTCGGCGGCCCGTCGTCTCTGCCGCCGGAGGTGTTCGACTGGGCCGCGCGGCTGGCGCGCACGCCGGAGAAGATGTCGGCAGCCGATATCGCCACGCTGCGCGCGGCGGGCCTGTCGGACCGCGCGATCCTCGATGCCGTGTTGACGGTTGCGTATTTCTCGTTTGCCAATCGGTTGGTGATGGGGTTGGGGCTCGCGCTCGAGCCGGACTTTGAAGAAACCTGCCGGCCCAACCTCGGCGCTTCAGTCTGA